The proteins below come from a single Vanessa cardui chromosome 7, ilVanCard2.1, whole genome shotgun sequence genomic window:
- the LOC124530852 gene encoding leucine-rich repeats and immunoglobulin-like domains protein 1 isoform X2, with translation MEKHTHPRFRFLLPLLMAIFQGTNAQCPWADMPELQATCVCAFNLARQMSVQCDQVDFPTLLSKLNSSARKISIDLLYINNSTIHSITDEMFINLAIHNLQISGCRVKKIENNAFKGQGQYLKNLNLQDNELTEVPVKALRILTNLSLLDISKNKITYIANHSFSTLQELTTLKISDNNVTLAPQAFAGLESSLKNLNLKGTKQKTVPECIRGLRSLAFLDLSQNSIRELPGPEGASTFEGLDSLTALNLERNLLVNLEKDAFYGIKNTLSSLSLLNNLLPEFPTEAIATLSDLRVLDIGFNLLNKLPSDAFLKNPSITLLALDGNPLRTVEEKALAHLNHSLRGLSLGGRFLSCDCRLRWIIEWIRNGELQVTSRERNPQFCGSPSHFRERGFYSFEPNELICEHDSLLNLTVNVETTVINESNVSQTTTPLPSSTSADLQSNYTSTTMFSPPVRNVSETTTSRTTIPTTTTIANKTNKTPALRPAAPTWRHAPNQRPPLVMNFPQQKPIIDDSNEVIVKNAYRQDNSVIIQWDSNVANILGFRVVYRLFGDKSFKQGPPLEASEREFKIKNVPSQECIVVCVISLEEVHVTPETVPYSQCREVRTVSAAATNMDKITIAASAAICGTIVVAVLVFAAASRRRSRTVHRLHTQLPEKIPNPCCGGFNGTPSPSGPLSSLATLGAFGKQHLRQSRQSLGAASERASRLSLSGAAGGATSGTAGSRRRPRSRSRPASRYSVGSLGLGYCDTSDNWTDHDMDIYMARNPTRGGLVPL, from the exons GAAAAACACACACATCCCCGTTTCCGGTTCTTGCTACCACTGCTAATGGCTATTTTTCAAGGCACGAACGCGCAGTGCCCTTGGGCCGACATGCCAGAATTACAAGCAACATGTGTATGTGCTTTTAATCTAGCCAGGCAAATGTCTGTACAATGTGATCAG gtCGATTTTCCGACTTTATTATCAAAGCTGAATTCAAGTGCAAGGAAAATATCTATAGATCttctgtatattaataattctacaATTCATTCAATAACCGATGAAATGTTCATAAATTTAGCGATACACAACTTACAGATATCGGGATGCagagtaaaaaaaatagaaaataatgcaTTTAAAGGTCAAGGGCAATACTTAAAGAATTTAAACTTGCAGGACAATGAGTTGACAGAAGTGCCGGTAAAGGCATTaagaattttaacaaatttgtcTTTGTTAGacatttccaaaaataaaattacatatatcgcAAACCACTCTTTTTCGACCCTTCAAGAACTAACAACACTCAAAATATCTGATAATAATGTAACATTGGCACCTCAAGCATTTGCTGGATTAGAAAGTTCGCTGAAAAACTTAAATCTCAAGGGAACGAAGCAAAAAACTGTGCCAGAATGTATAAGAGGACTACGAAGTCTTGCTTTTCTCGACCTCTCGCAAAACAGCATAAGAGAATTACCCGGACCTGAGGGCGCAAGTACTTTTGAAGGATTGGACTCATTGACCGCTCTCAATCTAGAAAGAAATTTGTTAGTTAATTTGGAAAAAGATGCCTTTTAcggaataaaaaatacattaagttCACTAAGTCTATTGAACAATCTGTTACCAGAATTTCCCACTGAAGCTATAGCTACATTATCAGATTTAAGAGTTTTGGATATAGggtttaatttacttaataagtTACCTTCCGAtgcgtttttaaaaaatcctTCAATAACTTTATTGGCACTTGACGGAAATCCACTGCGAACTGTTGAAGAAAAAGCACTAGCGCATCTTAATCACAGCCTTAGAGGATTAAGCCTCGGTGGCCGCTTTTTAAGTTGTGATTGTCGATTGCGGTGGATAATTGAATGGATTCGTAACGGTGAACTACAAGTTACTTCACGTGAAAGAAACCCTCAATTTTGTGGAAGCCCTTCTCATTTCCGTGAACGTGGATTTTATAGTTTTGAGCCCAACGAGCTTATTTGCGAACATGATTCTCTTCTGAATCTTACTGTAAATGTAGAAACAACGGTTATAAACGAGTCCAATGTTAGTCAAACTACAACACCGTTGCCCTCTTCTACTTCCGCCGATTTACAGTCAAACTATACATCTACGACAATGTTCAGTCCGCCAGTACGCAACGTTAGTGAAACGACGACTTCTAGAACTACAATTCCCACTACGACTACTATtgctaataaaacaaacaaaactccAGCTTTGCGTCCGGCTGCACCTACATGGCGCCATGCTCCTAATCAGAGACCACCATTGGTAATGAACTTTCCCCAACAAAAACCAATCATTGATGATTCAAATGaagttatagtaaaaaatgCTTACAGACAAGATAACTCAGTAATCATCCAATGGGATTCAAATGTTGCTAATATACTAGGCTTTCGTGTAGTATATCGACTCTTTGGTGATAAGAGTTTTAAACAAGGACCTCCTCTTGAAGCCAGTGAGAGagaattcaaaattaaaaatgttccaTCTCAG GAATGTATCGTCGTCTGCGTAATTTCATTGGAAGAAGTTCACGTTACTCCAGAAACAGTGCCATACTCACAATGCCGTGAAGTACGCACTGTATCTGCTGCTGCAACTAATATGGACAAAATCACTATAGCAGCCAGTGCAGCAATATGTGGAACAATTGTAGTAGCTGTTCTAGTGTTCGCCGCCGCGTCACGTCGCCGATCTCGTACCGTGCATCGGTTACACACTCAGTTACCAGAGAAAATTCCTAATCCATGCTGCGGGGGATTTAACGGTACACCAAGTCCCAGCGGACCATTATCGTCACTAGCCACGCTAGGCGCATTTGGAAAGCAAC ATCTACGACAATCTCGACAATCATTGGGTGCAGCATCGGAACGAGCATCGCGTTTGTCGCTGAGCGGGGCAGCGGGCGGTGCTACTAGCGGCACTGCCGGTTCTAGAAGACGACCGAGGTCGAGATCTCGTCCTGCCAGTCGTTATAGTGTAGGTTCACTAGGATTAGGCTACTGCGATACTTCAGACAATTGGACTGACCATGATATGGATATTTATATGGCACGTAACCCAACAAGGGGTGGCTTGGTTCCATTATAG
- the LOC124530852 gene encoding leucine-rich repeat and immunoglobulin-like domain-containing nogo receptor-interacting protein 1 isoform X1, with amino-acid sequence MEKHTHPRFRFLLPLLMAIFQGTNAQCPWADMPELQATCVCAFNLARQMSVQCDQVDFPTLLSKLNSSARKISIDLLYINNSTIHSITDEMFINLAIHNLQISGCRVKKIENNAFKGQGQYLKNLNLQDNELTEVPVKALRILTNLSLLDISKNKITYIANHSFSTLQELTTLKISDNNVTLAPQAFAGLESSLKNLNLKGTKQKTVPECIRGLRSLAFLDLSQNSIRELPGPEGASTFEGLDSLTALNLERNLLVNLEKDAFYGIKNTLSSLSLLNNLLPEFPTEAIATLSDLRVLDIGFNLLNKLPSDAFLKNPSITLLALDGNPLRTVEEKALAHLNHSLRGLSLGGRFLSCDCRLRWIIEWIRNGELQVTSRERNPQFCGSPSHFRERGFYSFEPNELICEHDSLLNLTVNVETTVINESNVSQTTTPLPSSTSADLQSNYTSTTMFSPPVRNVSETTTSRTTIPTTTTIANKTNKTPALRPAAPTWRHAPNQRPPLVMNFPQQKPIIDDSNEVIVKNAYRQDNSVIIQWDSNVANILGFRVVYRLFGDKSFKQGPPLEASEREFKIKNVPSQECIVVCVISLEEVHVTPETVPYSQCREVRTVSAAATNMDKITIAASAAICGTIVVAVLVFAAASRRRSRTVHRLHTQLPEKIPNPCCGGFNGTPSPSGPLSSLATLGAFGKQREWDQVSAYSARSIPRARSYTEPAAPEPLPGRPGRARSLADGQSQHSYSHSGRYGAPAYPGSLLGSRTDLRQSRQSLGAASERASRLSLSGAAGGATSGTAGSRRRPRSRSRPASRYSVGSLGLGYCDTSDNWTDHDMDIYMARNPTRGGLVPL; translated from the exons GAAAAACACACACATCCCCGTTTCCGGTTCTTGCTACCACTGCTAATGGCTATTTTTCAAGGCACGAACGCGCAGTGCCCTTGGGCCGACATGCCAGAATTACAAGCAACATGTGTATGTGCTTTTAATCTAGCCAGGCAAATGTCTGTACAATGTGATCAG gtCGATTTTCCGACTTTATTATCAAAGCTGAATTCAAGTGCAAGGAAAATATCTATAGATCttctgtatattaataattctacaATTCATTCAATAACCGATGAAATGTTCATAAATTTAGCGATACACAACTTACAGATATCGGGATGCagagtaaaaaaaatagaaaataatgcaTTTAAAGGTCAAGGGCAATACTTAAAGAATTTAAACTTGCAGGACAATGAGTTGACAGAAGTGCCGGTAAAGGCATTaagaattttaacaaatttgtcTTTGTTAGacatttccaaaaataaaattacatatatcgcAAACCACTCTTTTTCGACCCTTCAAGAACTAACAACACTCAAAATATCTGATAATAATGTAACATTGGCACCTCAAGCATTTGCTGGATTAGAAAGTTCGCTGAAAAACTTAAATCTCAAGGGAACGAAGCAAAAAACTGTGCCAGAATGTATAAGAGGACTACGAAGTCTTGCTTTTCTCGACCTCTCGCAAAACAGCATAAGAGAATTACCCGGACCTGAGGGCGCAAGTACTTTTGAAGGATTGGACTCATTGACCGCTCTCAATCTAGAAAGAAATTTGTTAGTTAATTTGGAAAAAGATGCCTTTTAcggaataaaaaatacattaagttCACTAAGTCTATTGAACAATCTGTTACCAGAATTTCCCACTGAAGCTATAGCTACATTATCAGATTTAAGAGTTTTGGATATAGggtttaatttacttaataagtTACCTTCCGAtgcgtttttaaaaaatcctTCAATAACTTTATTGGCACTTGACGGAAATCCACTGCGAACTGTTGAAGAAAAAGCACTAGCGCATCTTAATCACAGCCTTAGAGGATTAAGCCTCGGTGGCCGCTTTTTAAGTTGTGATTGTCGATTGCGGTGGATAATTGAATGGATTCGTAACGGTGAACTACAAGTTACTTCACGTGAAAGAAACCCTCAATTTTGTGGAAGCCCTTCTCATTTCCGTGAACGTGGATTTTATAGTTTTGAGCCCAACGAGCTTATTTGCGAACATGATTCTCTTCTGAATCTTACTGTAAATGTAGAAACAACGGTTATAAACGAGTCCAATGTTAGTCAAACTACAACACCGTTGCCCTCTTCTACTTCCGCCGATTTACAGTCAAACTATACATCTACGACAATGTTCAGTCCGCCAGTACGCAACGTTAGTGAAACGACGACTTCTAGAACTACAATTCCCACTACGACTACTATtgctaataaaacaaacaaaactccAGCTTTGCGTCCGGCTGCACCTACATGGCGCCATGCTCCTAATCAGAGACCACCATTGGTAATGAACTTTCCCCAACAAAAACCAATCATTGATGATTCAAATGaagttatagtaaaaaatgCTTACAGACAAGATAACTCAGTAATCATCCAATGGGATTCAAATGTTGCTAATATACTAGGCTTTCGTGTAGTATATCGACTCTTTGGTGATAAGAGTTTTAAACAAGGACCTCCTCTTGAAGCCAGTGAGAGagaattcaaaattaaaaatgttccaTCTCAG GAATGTATCGTCGTCTGCGTAATTTCATTGGAAGAAGTTCACGTTACTCCAGAAACAGTGCCATACTCACAATGCCGTGAAGTACGCACTGTATCTGCTGCTGCAACTAATATGGACAAAATCACTATAGCAGCCAGTGCAGCAATATGTGGAACAATTGTAGTAGCTGTTCTAGTGTTCGCCGCCGCGTCACGTCGCCGATCTCGTACCGTGCATCGGTTACACACTCAGTTACCAGAGAAAATTCCTAATCCATGCTGCGGGGGATTTAACGGTACACCAAGTCCCAGCGGACCATTATCGTCACTAGCCACGCTAGGCGCATTTGGAAAGCAACGTGAGTGGGACCAAGTGTCAGCTTATAGTGCACGATCAATACCCAGAGCACGTTCTTATACCGAACCCGCGGCTCCTGAGCCTTTGCCAGGTCGCCCAGGAAGGGCACGTTCCTTAGCCGACGGGCAGTCACAACACAGTTACTCACATTCCGGCCGTTACGGAGCTCCAGCATATCCGGGAAGCTTATTAGGATCAAGAACTG ATCTACGACAATCTCGACAATCATTGGGTGCAGCATCGGAACGAGCATCGCGTTTGTCGCTGAGCGGGGCAGCGGGCGGTGCTACTAGCGGCACTGCCGGTTCTAGAAGACGACCGAGGTCGAGATCTCGTCCTGCCAGTCGTTATAGTGTAGGTTCACTAGGATTAGGCTACTGCGATACTTCAGACAATTGGACTGACCATGATATGGATATTTATATGGCACGTAACCCAACAAGGGGTGGCTTGGTTCCATTATAG